Proteins found in one Pseudomonas mosselii genomic segment:
- a CDS encoding hemagglutinin repeat-containing protein — protein sequence MPKTPFTFNLSPQGKLRWAIASLFLATSLPQALAGGVVVAPGPGGTAQLQTQGGVPIVNIVAPNGAGLSHNQFLDYNVDRQGLVLNNALQAGHSQLAGELAANPQFQGQAASVILNEVVSRNASAINGAQEIFGRAADYVLANPNGISINGASFINAPNASLVVGRPELDAGRLKALGTQDASGQLQVQGAGLRNDGGSVNLIAPRIDSQGRLDARDQLNLTVGRNQVDYVSGQVQVVDRGAASGEQRIDASLFGAMQAGRINIVSTAQGAGVRVGPGQVDGRDGVRIDSAGDLNVSGAAVADSLEATRAGVRSSQGDVELRGAQDLTLAAADVAGRDVKLDAGRNLTLSTVQSRKLQEKRENWRSGALGIDWETYQRTQTDSDTREHATRVVAQRDAGLNAGQDLTLSAASLEAPGKLSLDSGADLRLTAATERQVQTDQGKHAKGFWKADWDNRNETQRSVTSQLKGGDIALHAKASVLAEGAQLTSGQDIRIAGKQVQISNALRTDQRDSQNQQSKFFGVSHNEAKQNSRESTAVRSELVAGGSVGLNSAEGIDVVGSTVKASGALNADAAGDLKVASAQDTREHKSASSSRGFVASAKETAPGSGQYRAGVGYASDRQSTSGSQVSQQGSSLSGSEVQLTAGGDLSVKGAAVKSTAGDTTLVGKQVSLLAEQDSRSETRDSSHTGGGVYLTAGLDRAGAGVDFAHGTQQDASSSTTAKTTGLDSAGSLKIKADTLASEGAQVNSAGTLSISAGQVDNRAARDTTNTSHQQSSWTADVGVNVEYKDIARPIAGAVKDVVDGKVSVKDTLDGKLPLNDVKDVLDGKTSLTAALGKLGTPNLGVDLAVGHASQQQGEQTGTAVVSQFNGQGVQLDVAGALKDQGTRYNANGGALDIKAGSLQADAASNTHSRSEQQVNADVSARIYTKTGEDLNVTANGSGGSKHLSEDTSTAVVGTFSGSQGLNIQVGGDARFEGSRLDGGQGAVAVNTGGKLALDQASNQARRDTGSLGGSGSLTVGTLPVGDKVDLGAGFQLDHAGEHSVDSKAQVASISGNGPVRLGSGGDQTLQGTRIDANGPVELKAGGALDLQAASDTRTVSGSHLGGGLNLGGKAATGEKGRDLSGKLGGNFNVGQTNERSQTLAGGQLNSHGNVDLSGQSVHLQGTQVGATGVNASAGEGGLALESAQSTQARTNWGVEVKAGSNLSRTTPADAGQEVSSSHDFDLGGKVQVDHLQATTQQNSHISAGDVTLNSAGAAQLSGARVDGQQVGGKLAGGLTVAERQDTTTSVRVDLGAGLAGKPGEAKEGQEKPGFDYTPSFNAQGEFVRKAGVTQASGISAQRGLGLQVKGVEQGGTTLGADVKPLGYQVKATLDLPKLPEAGLPSVSLDDGKLKVGPVTVEGRIEG from the coding sequence ATGCCCAAGACCCCTTTTACCTTCAACCTGTCCCCGCAAGGCAAGCTGCGCTGGGCGATAGCCAGCCTGTTCCTGGCCACGAGCCTGCCCCAGGCGCTGGCCGGCGGCGTCGTGGTCGCCCCCGGCCCCGGGGGCACGGCACAGTTGCAGACCCAGGGCGGCGTGCCCATCGTCAATATCGTCGCGCCCAACGGCGCGGGCCTGTCGCACAACCAGTTTCTCGACTACAACGTCGACCGCCAGGGCCTGGTGCTGAACAACGCCCTGCAGGCCGGCCACTCGCAGCTGGCCGGTGAGCTGGCGGCCAACCCGCAGTTCCAGGGCCAGGCGGCGAGCGTGATCCTCAACGAAGTGGTCAGCCGCAACGCCTCCGCCATCAATGGCGCCCAGGAAATCTTCGGCCGCGCCGCCGACTACGTGCTGGCCAACCCCAACGGCATTTCGATCAACGGCGCCAGCTTCATCAACGCGCCCAATGCCAGCCTGGTGGTGGGCCGCCCTGAACTGGACGCGGGCCGGCTCAAGGCCCTGGGCACCCAGGACGCCAGCGGCCAGTTGCAGGTGCAGGGCGCCGGCCTGCGCAACGATGGCGGCTCGGTCAACCTGATCGCCCCGCGCATCGACAGCCAGGGCCGTCTGGATGCCCGTGATCAGCTCAACCTCACCGTGGGCCGCAACCAGGTGGACTACGTCAGCGGCCAGGTCCAGGTCGTCGACCGCGGCGCGGCCAGTGGCGAGCAGCGTATCGATGCCAGCCTGTTCGGCGCGATGCAGGCCGGACGCATCAATATCGTCAGCACCGCGCAAGGTGCCGGGGTGCGGGTTGGGCCGGGGCAGGTCGACGGCCGCGACGGCGTGCGCATCGACTCGGCGGGAGACCTGAACGTCAGCGGCGCTGCCGTGGCCGACTCGCTGGAAGCGACCCGTGCCGGCGTGCGCAGCAGCCAGGGTGATGTCGAACTGCGTGGCGCCCAGGACCTGACCCTGGCCGCCGCCGACGTGGCCGGGCGCGATGTGAAGCTCGACGCCGGACGCAACCTCACCCTGAGCACCGTGCAAAGCCGCAAGCTCCAGGAAAAACGCGAGAACTGGCGCAGCGGCGCGCTGGGCATCGACTGGGAGACCTACCAGCGCACCCAGACCGACAGCGACACCCGCGAGCACGCCACCCGGGTCGTGGCCCAGCGTGATGCCGGGCTGAACGCCGGCCAGGATCTCACCCTCAGCGCCGCCAGCCTCGAGGCGCCCGGCAAGCTGAGCCTGGACAGCGGCGCCGACCTGCGTCTGACCGCTGCCACCGAGCGCCAGGTGCAGACCGACCAGGGCAAGCACGCCAAGGGTTTCTGGAAGGCCGACTGGGACAACCGCAATGAAACCCAGCGCAGCGTCACCAGCCAGCTCAAGGGGGGCGACATCGCACTGCACGCCAAGGCCTCGGTGCTGGCCGAAGGTGCCCAGCTGACCAGTGGCCAGGACATCCGCATCGCCGGCAAGCAGGTGCAGATCAGCAACGCCTTGCGCACCGACCAGCGTGACAGCCAGAACCAGCAGAGCAAGTTCTTCGGCGTCAGCCACAACGAAGCCAAGCAGAACAGCCGGGAAAGCACCGCGGTGCGCAGCGAGCTGGTAGCCGGTGGCAGCGTCGGCCTGAACAGCGCCGAGGGCATCGACGTGGTCGGCTCGACGGTCAAGGCCAGCGGTGCGCTGAACGCTGATGCGGCGGGGGATCTGAAGGTCGCCTCGGCCCAGGACACCCGCGAGCACAAGAGCGCCAGCAGCAGCCGTGGCTTCGTTGCGTCGGCCAAGGAGACCGCGCCGGGCTCCGGGCAGTATCGTGCTGGCGTCGGCTATGCGAGCGATCGTCAGAGCACCAGTGGCAGCCAGGTCAGCCAGCAGGGCTCCAGCCTCAGCGGCAGCGAAGTTCAGTTGACCGCCGGCGGTGACCTGAGCGTCAAGGGCGCCGCGGTGAAGTCAACCGCGGGCGATACCACCTTGGTCGGCAAGCAGGTGTCGCTGCTGGCCGAGCAGGACAGCCGCAGCGAGACCCGCGACAGCAGCCACACCGGCGGTGGCGTCTACCTTACCGCTGGCCTCGACCGTGCCGGCGCCGGGGTCGACTTCGCCCATGGCACCCAGCAGGACGCCTCGAGCAGCACCACGGCGAAGACCACCGGCCTCGACAGCGCCGGCAGCTTGAAAATCAAGGCCGACACACTGGCCAGCGAAGGCGCGCAGGTGAACAGCGCCGGTACCCTGAGCATCAGCGCAGGTCAGGTGGACAACCGCGCGGCCCGCGACACCACCAACACTAGCCATCAGCAGAGCAGCTGGACGGCGGATGTCGGTGTCAACGTCGAGTACAAGGACATTGCCCGGCCAATCGCCGGGGCGGTCAAGGATGTGGTGGACGGCAAGGTGTCGGTCAAGGATACGCTCGACGGCAAGCTGCCGCTTAATGACGTCAAAGACGTGCTGGACGGCAAGACTTCGCTGACCGCCGCCCTGGGCAAGCTTGGCACGCCGAACTTGGGCGTCGACCTGGCCGTGGGCCATGCCAGCCAGCAACAGGGCGAGCAGACTGGCACCGCGGTGGTCAGCCAGTTCAATGGCCAGGGTGTGCAACTGGACGTGGCCGGTGCGTTGAAGGACCAGGGCACCCGCTACAACGCCAACGGCGGCGCGCTGGACATCAAGGCCGGTTCGCTTCAGGCCGACGCGGCCAGCAACACCCACAGCCGCAGCGAGCAGCAGGTGAACGCCGATGTGTCCGCCCGGATCTACACCAAGACCGGCGAAGACCTCAACGTGACCGCCAATGGTTCCGGTGGCAGCAAGCACTTGAGCGAAGATACATCCACTGCCGTGGTCGGTACTTTCAGTGGCAGCCAGGGCCTGAACATCCAGGTCGGTGGCGATGCCCGCTTCGAAGGCAGCCGCCTCGACGGTGGCCAGGGCGCGGTGGCGGTCAACACCGGCGGCAAGCTGGCCCTGGACCAGGCCAGCAACCAGGCGCGTCGCGACACCGGCAGCCTCGGTGGCAGCGGTTCGTTGACCGTGGGCACCTTGCCGGTGGGCGACAAGGTCGACCTGGGCGCCGGGTTCCAACTCGACCATGCCGGCGAGCACAGTGTCGACAGCAAGGCCCAGGTGGCGAGCATCAGCGGCAACGGCCCGGTGCGACTGGGCAGTGGTGGCGACCAGACCCTGCAGGGCACGCGCATCGACGCGAACGGCCCGGTCGAACTCAAGGCCGGTGGCGCCCTCGACCTGCAGGCCGCCAGCGATACCCGGACTGTCAGCGGCAGCCATCTGGGCGGCGGCCTCAACCTCGGCGGCAAGGCTGCCACCGGTGAGAAAGGGCGTGATCTGAGCGGCAAGCTGGGCGGCAACTTCAATGTGGGCCAGACCAACGAACGTTCGCAGACCCTGGCCGGCGGCCAGTTGAACAGCCATGGCAACGTGGACCTGTCCGGCCAGTCGGTGCATCTGCAGGGTACGCAGGTCGGTGCCACGGGCGTCAACGCCAGCGCAGGCGAGGGTGGCCTGGCGCTGGAGTCGGCGCAGTCCACTCAGGCCCGCACCAACTGGGGCGTCGAGGTGAAGGCCGGGAGCAACCTGAGCCGCACTACGCCGGCGGACGCGGGGCAAGAGGTCAGCTCGTCCCATGACTTCGACCTGGGCGGCAAGGTGCAGGTGGACCATCTGCAGGCCACCACCCAGCAGAACAGCCATATCTCCGCTGGCGATGTGACCTTGAACAGTGCCGGTGCGGCGCAACTCAGCGGCGCACGGGTCGACGGCCAGCAGGTCGGCGGCAAGCTGGCGGGCGGGTTGACGGTCGCGGAACGCCAGGACACCACCACCTCGGTACGGGTCGACCTGGGCGCGGGCCTGGCCGGCAAGCCGGGCGAGGCGAAGGAGGGCCAGGAGAAACCAGGCTTCGACTACACGCCGTCGTTCAATGCCCAGGGCGAGTTCGTGCGCAAGGCCGGAGTTACGCAGGCTTCGGGCATCTCGGCACAGCGTGGGCTGGGTCTGCAGGTCAAGGGTGTGGAGCAGGGCGGTACCACGCTCGGTGCCGATGTGAAACCGCTCGGCTACCAGGTCAAGGCCACCCTCGACCTGCCCAAGCTGCCTGAAGCCGGTCTGCCCAGCGTGTCGCTGGATGACGGCAAGCTGAAGGTTGGGCCGGTGACGGTCGAAGGGCGTATCGAAGGCTGA
- a CDS encoding ShlB/FhaC/HecB family hemolysin secretion/activation protein produces MSYLSAVDRRQLTLSVALACLCVGNLHAETFTPGQEVLRQQQQQQHDLQQLQLEQRRRQLQRGAFTAPDNTAQTPKASAADARCWPLAGVRIGGVTLIDRATLDARIDPLVAACMGVGQINQLLAGITALYLEKGYIASRPYLSSAPTAGQSLDILVDEGYLEAIELADQRLPVSLAGAFPGMLGEPLNLRDLEQGLDQLNRLRSVDLSADIAPGSQPGASRIILRPRSAGQPRVSVGLGLDNLGSASTGRDRSVYSLSLDNPLALNDLLSLSASDTLNQGDRYSRNASLYYAIPYGYWTFSLFASHAEYRSPIKLSTLTLHSTGITDQLSLRGERVLWRDQRHQLSASLQLAHKDVDSEFAKVRLDVQSPTLTVAEAGLNLFWLDSAVWNLDLNYAQGLHWFGADDDADRPVPDLPMAQFRKYRAGLGQWRNGHLLGQAWQWQSQLNLQYSPDPLPAIEQLLGTDDSAVRGYRLSSLSGASGAVWRNTLRLPLQPQGLLTITPRLGLDHGWIKADHGAASQRLSGASLGLNLSWKALQLDVDYQRSLTTPSGYHREPEVWLFRAAVQI; encoded by the coding sequence ATGTCGTACCTGTCTGCTGTTGATCGTCGTCAATTAACGCTGTCTGTCGCATTGGCTTGCCTGTGTGTTGGCAACCTGCATGCCGAGACATTTACGCCCGGTCAGGAAGTGCTGCGCCAACAACAACAGCAGCAACACGACCTGCAGCAACTGCAGTTGGAACAACGCCGCCGGCAACTGCAACGCGGTGCATTCACCGCACCCGACAACACTGCGCAGACACCCAAGGCCTCGGCTGCGGATGCGCGCTGCTGGCCGCTGGCCGGGGTGCGCATCGGCGGTGTCACGCTGATCGACCGTGCCACCCTCGATGCCCGCATCGACCCGCTGGTGGCCGCGTGCATGGGCGTGGGGCAGATCAACCAGCTGCTGGCGGGCATCACCGCGCTGTACCTGGAAAAGGGCTATATCGCCAGCCGCCCCTACCTGAGCAGCGCCCCGACGGCCGGGCAGTCGCTGGACATCCTGGTGGACGAAGGCTACCTGGAGGCCATCGAGCTGGCCGACCAGCGCCTGCCGGTGTCCCTGGCCGGGGCCTTCCCCGGCATGCTCGGCGAGCCGCTGAACCTGCGCGACCTGGAGCAGGGCCTGGACCAGCTCAATCGCCTGCGTTCGGTAGACCTCAGTGCCGACATCGCCCCCGGCAGCCAGCCGGGTGCCTCACGGATCATCCTGCGCCCACGCAGCGCCGGCCAACCGCGGGTTTCCGTGGGCCTGGGCCTGGACAATCTCGGCAGCGCCAGCACTGGCCGTGACCGCAGCGTGTACAGCCTGAGCCTGGACAATCCGCTGGCGCTCAACGACCTGCTCAGCCTGTCGGCCAGCGACACCCTCAACCAGGGCGATCGCTACAGCCGCAATGCCAGCCTGTACTACGCGATTCCCTACGGCTACTGGACGTTCAGCCTGTTCGCCAGCCATGCCGAGTACCGCTCGCCGATCAAGCTCAGCACCCTGACCCTGCACAGCACCGGCATCACCGATCAGCTCAGCCTGCGCGGCGAGCGCGTGCTGTGGCGCGACCAGCGCCATCAACTGAGCGCCAGCCTGCAACTGGCGCACAAGGACGTCGACAGCGAATTCGCCAAGGTCCGCCTGGATGTGCAGAGCCCGACGCTGACGGTGGCCGAAGCCGGGCTCAACCTGTTCTGGCTCGACAGCGCGGTGTGGAACCTGGACCTCAACTACGCCCAGGGGCTGCACTGGTTTGGCGCCGACGACGATGCCGATCGGCCAGTGCCCGACCTGCCCATGGCGCAGTTTCGCAAGTACCGCGCCGGCCTCGGCCAGTGGCGCAATGGCCACCTGCTGGGCCAGGCCTGGCAGTGGCAGAGCCAGCTCAACCTGCAGTACAGCCCCGACCCGCTGCCGGCCATCGAGCAGTTGCTCGGTACCGACGATTCCGCCGTGCGCGGCTACCGCCTCAGCAGCCTGTCCGGGGCCAGCGGAGCGGTGTGGCGCAACACCCTGCGCCTGCCGTTGCAGCCCCAGGGGCTGCTGACCATCACCCCGCGGCTGGGGCTGGACCACGGCTGGATCAAGGCCGACCACGGCGCCGCCAGCCAGCGCCTGAGCGGCGCGAGCCTGGGCCTGAACCTGAGCTGGAAGGCGCTGCAGCTGGACGTTGACTACCAGCGCAGCCTGACCACCCCCAGCGGTTACCACCGCGAGCCCGAAGTCTGGCTGTTCAGGGCCGCCGTGCAGATTTGA